A window of Candidatus Protochlamydia phocaeensis genomic DNA:
AGGGATGATGTATATCTTGGTATGGATGTAAGAATTTATTAGCAGCTGCTATGGACTGCCGGCATTCTTCATCCTCTTCGGCTCTTGACTTAGCATGGCGTAAGCTTTGAGCTAAATAGCGGAAAGCATCAGCCCCATCTGAAGCAAAATTATGGACAGGCTTATCGCTCCAACAACCATGCCGCTCATTCCAGACTTTCTTATAATTATCAAGCGACCGAATCCCTTTTTCGCATTTAACTTCGTCAAACCAGCATCGGCCAAGTACATTCCTAACAGCATCAATACCCTCTTGCACGGATAATTTAGGTAAGGCTGTGAAGGTAATTCCGTGATTAGCCGCTATTCTCACACGAGTTAAACCGCTACCATATTCCGTATTTTTAGCGTCATGGGGAACGAAAAACTTATCAATGCTATAAGGCTTGTCTTTTAATACTTTAAGGTAGTGTGTAAGAGGCTCCCCACTATTCTCATAATAATCAATTATTCTTACCTCTTGGCCTGAAACTTGATAAAACCATATGGCGGTCGAATCGTTGAATCCCAAATCCATGGCCACAAAGACGGGCAGCGTCTCATCATGAGGGACTCTACATATTCGCTTTTCCGTACGGGCTTTCAGCATATACTTTCCGTAATATAGGCCTTCAATAGAAGCTTGAAAAGACTCTTCTGGAGTCGAGGGATACTCTCGCTTCATATCGTCATGCTGCGTTTGATATTTCTTGCAATACCAGACTTTTTGAGAGGGCGTTAGATTTATCCCATATATGTCTTGAAGGTCCTTGAAATATTCATCCAGATCAACGGGAATATCAATGTGTTCAGCCAAACGATAGCTAGGATGCTTCCACCAAGGAAAAAAGAAGAAACGATAATCGAGAGAGGTTAATTTATTGCCTGCTGCCTGCATGACCTGTGCTTCCTTGCACAAATCATAAAAATAGCCTTCACGGCCTTCGGCTGTAGATTCAATAAAAACATACTGACCAGCTTCAAGCGTATTTAGTGAGCCTGTGACTATCTCGCGGGCTTTATCCGGGTACTTAGCGCATATCTTGCCAAACTCGCTTATATGAAGGTATTGGAAAGTAGAGGAACGAAGCGACGTACCGACCCTTAAACTGCTTCCATTAGAGAATTGTAACATTTGGGCCGTGTCCGTATTTGCCTGGCGTAAAGCTTTTAATTCTTCTGGCAGACAATCATAAGCAAACTTCACACGCCTAAAAAGCTGCTGTGAATCTTCCAGAGTGTGAGCAATAATCCCGGCCGAAACATTGCTATTAAACAAACAGCGATCGAGAAATAGAAGACATACATAGGTACTTATACCAAGCTGCCGAGCCTTCAAGATAAGATTACAATACCACATATCCCGATAAAGCTCTTCTTGAGCCCAATTCATGCGAAACTTTACTTGGCGCCCCTGTTTATCTACTATGTCGTAAAGATTATTCAAACGCCATTTGGGATTAGCAAGGAACAGCTGGGCCGTCTGTATATCACTCTGCTTCGCCATCTACTAAATCCTTTGATTGTCCATCAATACTATTCAAAACAAAAGCTAGAGGATTGCTGGCATCTCCAGATATTTTAGACTCTTGCTTATCTGCCCAACCATGGCAATTCATTAGAGCAAACTTTGACATTCCAGTATTGAAAGTCTCCATCATTGCGCCCTTGAATATTCTACTCTCTTGTATACCTTTAGCGAGCTTATAAGCACCGTTAAACTTTTTATTCTCTTTTGCCCATTCAGCCATGAAATCGGGATCAATGTCTCGTTCTAAGCAAAAGTCTTTCAACCAAAAGTTAGATTCTTTTTTCATCCAAATAATAAGCTCATCTGCAAAACGCTCAATATCTTCCTTAGAGTATCGACGTGGCCGGCCTCCAGTTTCACAACCAGGATAAGGCGGATGATTTTTAGGCGCTGGCATATGACACCTCTATTTTATCTACTTGAAACCAAGCATTTTGTTTTTCCATCAGCTTCTTTAACACCGCGTTCTAAAACCCCTCGGTAATGCTCAGCAAGCGCTATAATCATATCTGCATTCCAAAAGTCGGGATGTACGGGATCAAATCCGCTCTCACCCGTTCTTCTTTCCATTTTGTTGTTAATGAGCTTTGGAATCATTCGCGATTCTAATAAAACTTGAATACACAGAGGAGCATATCTTTTTCCTACTTCATACAAG
This region includes:
- a CDS encoding terminase small subunit; protein product: MPAPKNHPPYPGCETGGRPRRYSKEDIERFADELIIWMKKESNFWLKDFCLERDIDPDFMAEWAKENKKFNGAYKLAKGIQESRIFKGAMMETFNTGMSKFALMNCHGWADKQESKISGDASNPLAFVLNSIDGQSKDLVDGEAE